From the Anaeromyxobacter dehalogenans 2CP-1 genome, the window AAGTAGGCAGGCACGGTGATCACCGCGCGGCTCACCGGCTGCCCGAGCCACGCCTCGGCGTCCGCCCTCAGCTCGGCCAGCACCATGGCCGAGATCTCCTGCACCGTGAGCGTCCGCCCGCCCAGCTCCACGCGGACGTCGTGGCCCTCCGGCCCGGCCACCAGCCGGTAGGGCAGCACCTGGCGCGCGTCCTCGATCTCCTTCGAGCCCCACCGGCGGCCGATGAGCCGCTTCGCCGCGAAGACGGTGTCCTCGGCGTTGGTGATGGCCTGGCGCTTCGCGAGCGCGCCCACCAGTCGCTTCCCGTTGCGGGCGAACGCCACCACCGAGGGCGTGAGGAGCTGGCCGCTCCGGCCCGGGATGACGCGCGGGACGCCGTCCTGCACGGTGGCGACCACCGAGTTGGTGGTGCCGAGGTCGATGCCGATGACGGGCTCGCTCGCGCTCATCCGAGGAAGCTCCAGCGCAGCCGCTTCAGCCGCTCGCGCGCCTGCTCCAGCTTCGGGTCCAGCTCCACGGCGCGCTCCAGCGCGCGGCGCGCCTCCTTGCGCGCACCCTGCGCCTCCAGCGCCAGGCCGAGCGCCTCGTGCGCGAACCCGGCCGTCGGCTGGGCGCGCACCGCCGCCTCGGCCAGCGCGCGCGCGGCGACCGCGTCGCCGGCCGTGAGCGCCGCCCGGGCGCCACCTGCGGCCGCCCGCGCGTGGCGGGGGTCGGCCTCGAGCGCCTCCCGGAACGCCGCGAGCGCCTTGACGGGCGCGCCCATGGCCTCGGCGGCCAGCCCGCGCTCGTAGGCGTCGCCGGCGCGCTGCACCGCCGCGCGCCGCCGCGCCTCGGCCGCGAGCGCGGCCACCTCGGCGTTCTGCGGGTCCATCCCCTGCGCGAGCACCAGATCGTTCGCGGCCTGGACCACCTGCCCGGCGCGCAGGGACTCCTTGCCCCGCCGCACCAGGTCGGCCACGCGGGCGGCGCGGGCCACGAGCGGGCTCTGGCGGGCGAGCCGCGCGCGGCGCTCCTCCGAGCGGCGCTCGTCCTCCAGCTTGCGCAGCTCCATCCGCGCGAACTCGTCGGCGGGCGCGGTCTCGCGCACGTAGGCGGCGCGCCTCGCCTCGTCGGCGAGCACGTCGCGCGCCTCGGTGAGGCGGCGGAACACCTTCTCCAGCCGGGCGCGGTAGCTCCCCAGCCGCTTCCCCGGATAGCGATCCGGGTGGAAGACCTTCACCTTCTCGAGGTAGGCGGCGCGCGCGGCCTCCACCGGCGCGTTCCAGGGCAGGCCCAGCACGTCCCAGTGCGTCCAGCGCGGCAGGCTCCCCTCGGCGAACAGGATCTCGCGCCGCCGCTCGGCGCCGAGGTCCACGTCCTCCTGGAGATCCGCCGGATCGAACGCGAAGCCGCTGTATCGATCCACGCTCAACCGTCTCCCCCCGCCCGTACGTCGGCGGCCCCGAGATTAACGACCGGGACCGCAGGGGGTCAAATCCGCTCCGTGCGCGCCCGCCCCACGGGCCCCGGACACGCGCCGGGGCCCGTCCGGGCGGCCAGTCACCGGCCGGCGAGCAGCAGCTCGAGCAGGGCCTTCTGGGCGTGCAGCCGGTTCTCGGCCTCGTCGAAGACCGCAGACTGCGGGCCCTCCAGCACCTCGTCGGTGATCTCCTCGCCGCGGTGCGCCGGCAGGCAGTGGAGCACCACCGCGTTCGGCCGCGCCCGCGCCATCAGCGGCCCGTCCACGATGAACCCCTCGAAGCGGCGGCGGCGCTCCTCCGCCTCCTGCTCCTGGCCCATGCTGGCCCAGACGTCGGTGTTCACCACGTGCGCGCCCGCCACCGCCTCGGCCGGCGAGCGGAACACCTTCGCCCGCCCGGCCGCGCGGGCGAGCAGCGCCGGGTCCGGGTCGTAGCCCGCCGGGCAGGCGAGGTGCAGCTCGAACCCGAGCAGCACGCAGGCCTCCAGCCAGCTGTTGGCCATGTTGTTGCCGTCGCCCACCCACGCCACCCGCAGGCCGGGCTTGGTGAGCGCGTCCGAGCCGAAGCGCTCGGTGACCGTGAGCAGGTCGGCCAGCACCTGGCACGGGTGCGACGCGTCGGTGAGCGCGTTCACCACCGGCACGCCGGCGTAGCGCGCCATCTCCTCGATCTTCTCGTGCCCGTACGTGCGCACCACCAGGCAGTCCAGGTAGCGCGACAGCACGCGGGCCGTGTCGCGGATCGGCTCTCCTCGCCCGAGCTGCGTGTCGCGCGGCGACAGCATGATCGACCCCGCGCCGAGCTGGTGCGCCGCCACCTCGAACGAGACGCGGGTGCGGGTGGAGGCCTTCTCGAACACCAGGCCGACGGTGCGCCGCTCCAGCGGCCGCGGGCCGCCCTTGCCGAGGAGCTTCCACTCCGCGGCGCGCTCCACCAGCTCGAGCAGCTCCGAGCGATCCAGGTCGGTGATGCGGAGGAAGTCGCGCTTCTCGCGGGGCGAGGTGGCCATGGGGTCCTCTCAGGGCTTCGCGGGCGCCGCCGCCAGGGCCGCGCCGAGCCGCTCCACGGCCAGGTCGGCCTCGGCGGCGGTCAGGGTGAGCGGCGGGGCCAGGCGCAGCACGTCGTCGCCGATGGCGTTCACGAGGAGCCCCTGCGCGCGGGCGGCCTTCATCACCTCGGCGGCCGCGACCCCCTGCACGATCACGCCGAGCAGCATGCCCCTGCCGCGGACCCGTGCCACCCGGCCGCCGGAGGCGAGCGCCTCCAGCCCCGCGCGGAGCCGCGCCGCGACCTCG encodes:
- a CDS encoding J domain-containing protein: MDRYSGFAFDPADLQEDVDLGAERRREILFAEGSLPRWTHWDVLGLPWNAPVEAARAAYLEKVKVFHPDRYPGKRLGSYRARLEKVFRRLTEARDVLADEARRAAYVRETAPADEFARMELRKLEDERRSEERRARLARQSPLVARAARVADLVRRGKESLRAGQVVQAANDLVLAQGMDPQNAEVAALAAEARRRAAVQRAGDAYERGLAAEAMGAPVKALAAFREALEADPRHARAAAGGARAALTAGDAVAARALAEAAVRAQPTAGFAHEALGLALEAQGARKEARRALERAVELDPKLEQARERLKRLRWSFLG
- the argF gene encoding ornithine carbamoyltransferase, with protein sequence MATSPREKRDFLRITDLDRSELLELVERAAEWKLLGKGGPRPLERRTVGLVFEKASTRTRVSFEVAAHQLGAGSIMLSPRDTQLGRGEPIRDTARVLSRYLDCLVVRTYGHEKIEEMARYAGVPVVNALTDASHPCQVLADLLTVTERFGSDALTKPGLRVAWVGDGNNMANSWLEACVLLGFELHLACPAGYDPDPALLARAAGRAKVFRSPAEAVAGAHVVNTDVWASMGQEQEAEERRRRFEGFIVDGPLMARARPNAVVLHCLPAHRGEEITDEVLEGPQSAVFDEAENRLHAQKALLELLLAGR